The Chryseobacterium nakagawai genome has a segment encoding these proteins:
- a CDS encoding prolyl oligopeptidase family serine peptidase, protein MKTVLLSCFFCFSSAFSQSYEVLIRDASTNLEAKEYCVALSNFKKAFTLQTEIGVYDYVSAASAAASCNDTKTAMEWLKAGHKLGLGKSRGEITFLQTNERFKNLSQNIEFKELLEAMENKVIKLEEFKKKETEQWNHEIVNNQIAESTPFNQVPPGFALYFTETEEQKVPYIVFVPKGYKSSRQTKAIFYLHGGVNSVNDFYYKNADVKKEPIFSVGNSFNSIIIYPFAKKDFGWMNQIKAFENIFTILQEVEKRYNVDKNKIYLGGMSNGGTATFWFASQKETPFKAFYAFAPNPVLNIGAISFENITKDHPLYTISAKDDYVFKYDDVLKIYNENKSKAKGWNFKTIEIGSHEFIYKPEISKELLINFFSEILR, encoded by the coding sequence ATGAAAACTGTATTATTATCATGCTTTTTCTGCTTCTCAAGTGCATTTTCACAGTCATATGAAGTTCTGATAAGGGATGCTTCAACAAATTTAGAGGCAAAAGAATACTGTGTTGCTCTTTCAAATTTTAAAAAGGCTTTTACCTTACAAACCGAAATTGGAGTCTATGATTACGTAAGTGCAGCTTCTGCCGCAGCCAGCTGTAATGATACAAAAACAGCAATGGAATGGCTTAAGGCAGGACATAAACTCGGACTTGGCAAAAGCAGAGGCGAAATAACGTTCTTACAAACCAATGAACGATTTAAGAATCTTAGTCAGAATATAGAGTTTAAAGAGCTTTTGGAAGCAATGGAAAATAAGGTGATTAAGCTAGAAGAATTTAAAAAGAAAGAAACAGAGCAGTGGAATCACGAGATTGTTAATAACCAGATTGCAGAAAGTACTCCTTTCAATCAGGTTCCCCCAGGATTTGCATTGTATTTTACGGAAACTGAAGAGCAAAAAGTCCCTTATATAGTCTTCGTTCCAAAAGGATACAAATCCTCAAGACAAACAAAAGCTATTTTCTATCTTCATGGAGGAGTAAATTCTGTTAATGATTTCTATTATAAAAATGCAGATGTAAAAAAAGAGCCTATTTTTTCTGTTGGTAATAGTTTTAATTCAATTATTATTTATCCTTTCGCTAAGAAAGATTTTGGCTGGATGAATCAAATAAAAGCGTTCGAGAATATTTTTACAATCCTGCAAGAGGTTGAAAAAAGATATAATGTAGATAAAAATAAAATCTATTTAGGAGGAATGTCCAATGGTGGGACTGCTACATTTTGGTTTGCATCCCAGAAAGAAACTCCGTTTAAAGCATTTTATGCTTTTGCTCCTAATCCTGTATTAAATATTGGAGCAATCTCATTTGAAAATATTACGAAAGACCATCCATTATATACTATCAGTGCAAAAGATGATTATGTTTTCAAGTATGATGACGTTCTGAAAATTTATAATGAAAATAAATCCAAGGCAAAAGGATGGAATTTTAAGACTATAGAAATTGGGTCACATGAATTTATCTATAAACCTGAAATTAGTAAAGAGCTTTTAATAAATTTTTTTTCTGAAATTTTGAGATAA
- the ccsA gene encoding cytochrome c biogenesis protein CcsA, giving the protein MKKLQDIIISTRTMAVLLLVYAFAMAYATFLENDYGTPTAKALIYEAKWFELIMVLLIVNFIGNIGRYRLWKKEKWPVLVFHLAFIFIFIGGAITRYISFEGQMHIREGETSNEIVTDKNFLKIQIEEKGDVLNYQDIPYLMSPLHKDLNATYDFHGKEVKIFAKEYIQRKKDSLLAEPNGTEYLHLVSTGTTGRQNIYIKAGDTKSINGTLVTFNRSIDGAVEFKNEGGKLFIKTPVDASYMTMATQATGNTVKDEFQPLVLRSLYSINELKLVVPEGLKKGKLMAVEGDRKKDANVPDMLQIELQGPKTKQLVDLSVERGNPNAYKQITMDGLNIMVGYGPKVYNTPFALKLDDFVMETYPGSNSPSAYESHIKIVDEGKETPYKIYMNHVLNYKGYRFFQSSFDPDRMGTVLSVNHDFWGTLVSYIGYGLLFLGMFVIFFWKGTHFWKLNKMLKDANKKKAAAVLLLFLSFGFNAQKIETHGTTDGSREHVHVEGDGHTHAAPAPETKVSQDSEIKQNSLASPMGKMRTISADEIIGKNKISKEHAEKFGYLLVQNFEGRIIPMNTQALEVLRKLYKHDRFKGTDGKSLDANQWFLSINTDTESWTSVPLIKVDEKGGKALLEKTKANEEGYTSLLNLFPVDKKTGMLTYILERDYNTAFAKKPGDQSEYDKQIIKLNERVQIFNEFFSGQFLRIVPVKNDANHTWHSWLDQKFEPDMESQQVMGPYFSEVIAAQRSGDWNKADAELVKLSDYQKKWGKAVIPDQSKVDLEVFMNTADINFKLLIFYTIIGGLLLLLGFVELFKPNKVLNKIIKAIIAIGLIGYICHFLGLVARWYISGHAPWSNGYEAIIFISWVGISAGLVLYRNSNALIPASGFMVAVIMMGFAHGGSALDPQITPLVPVLKSYWLIVHVAIITSSYGFFALSMIIAVLSLVFYIISNKETYKIHHDTTLKELVIVSEMSLTVGLFALTVGNFLGGIWANESWGRYWSWDPKETWAFISIMVYAFVLHMRLVPGLRSRWAFHVATMFAFCSMVMTYFGVNYYLSGLHSYAAGDPVPIPAWVYIGIATMITLAAVSYFKFKVLTKK; this is encoded by the coding sequence ATGAAGAAGCTCCAAGATATTATTATCTCAACCAGGACAATGGCTGTATTGTTACTGGTTTATGCATTCGCAATGGCCTATGCAACGTTCTTAGAAAACGACTACGGAACTCCTACAGCAAAAGCATTAATTTATGAGGCCAAATGGTTTGAACTCATTATGGTGCTGCTTATAGTTAACTTCATAGGAAATATCGGAAGATATAGACTGTGGAAAAAGGAGAAATGGCCGGTTTTGGTTTTTCACCTTGCTTTCATTTTCATTTTTATTGGTGGTGCCATCACAAGATACATTAGTTTTGAAGGGCAGATGCACATCAGAGAAGGAGAGACATCCAACGAAATTGTAACGGATAAAAACTTCCTTAAAATCCAGATCGAGGAAAAAGGAGATGTCCTTAATTATCAGGATATTCCTTATCTAATGTCTCCACTTCATAAAGATCTTAATGCCACTTATGACTTCCACGGAAAAGAAGTAAAGATCTTTGCAAAAGAATATATTCAAAGAAAGAAAGACAGCTTATTGGCTGAGCCTAACGGAACTGAATATCTTCACCTGGTTTCAACAGGAACAACTGGAAGACAGAATATTTACATCAAAGCTGGTGATACAAAATCCATTAACGGGACTTTAGTAACCTTTAACAGATCGATTGATGGAGCTGTTGAATTCAAAAACGAAGGAGGTAAATTATTTATCAAGACTCCAGTAGATGCAAGTTACATGACTATGGCAACGCAGGCTACTGGAAATACGGTAAAAGATGAGTTCCAGCCTTTGGTATTGAGAAGTTTATATAGCATCAATGAATTAAAGCTTGTAGTGCCTGAAGGTCTTAAAAAGGGTAAGCTTATGGCTGTGGAAGGGGATAGAAAGAAAGATGCCAATGTTCCGGACATGCTTCAGATCGAGCTACAGGGACCAAAAACAAAACAATTGGTTGACCTTTCCGTTGAAAGAGGAAATCCAAATGCTTATAAGCAGATCACCATGGATGGATTGAACATCATGGTTGGATATGGACCTAAGGTATACAATACACCTTTCGCGTTGAAATTAGATGACTTCGTGATGGAAACTTATCCGGGAAGTAACTCTCCAAGTGCTTATGAAAGTCATATTAAAATTGTGGACGAAGGAAAAGAAACTCCTTATAAAATCTATATGAACCACGTTCTAAACTATAAAGGATACCGTTTCTTCCAGTCAAGCTTTGATCCGGACAGAATGGGAACTGTATTATCTGTAAACCACGATTTTTGGGGAACTTTGGTTTCTTATATTGGTTATGGACTATTATTTTTAGGAATGTTCGTTATTTTCTTCTGGAAAGGAACGCACTTCTGGAAATTAAATAAAATGCTGAAAGACGCTAACAAAAAGAAAGCGGCAGCAGTACTTTTATTATTCTTAAGCTTTGGATTCAATGCTCAAAAAATAGAAACACACGGGACTACTGATGGAAGCAGAGAACATGTACATGTAGAAGGTGATGGGCATACACATGCAGCACCAGCTCCTGAAACTAAAGTAAGCCAGGATAGCGAAATAAAACAGAACTCATTAGCTTCTCCAATGGGGAAAATGAGAACCATTTCAGCTGATGAAATCATTGGCAAAAATAAGATTAGCAAAGAGCATGCTGAGAAATTCGGCTACCTTTTGGTGCAGAATTTCGAAGGGCGTATTATTCCAATGAACACTCAGGCTTTAGAGGTTTTAAGAAAACTTTACAAGCACGATCGCTTCAAAGGAACAGACGGAAAATCTCTGGATGCTAACCAATGGTTCCTTTCTATCAATACAGATACAGAAAGCTGGACATCAGTTCCTCTAATCAAGGTTGATGAAAAAGGAGGTAAAGCACTTCTAGAAAAAACAAAAGCAAATGAAGAAGGATATACTTCATTACTGAATTTATTCCCGGTAGATAAGAAAACAGGAATGTTAACTTATATTCTAGAAAGAGATTATAACACAGCTTTTGCCAAAAAGCCGGGAGACCAGTCTGAATATGATAAGCAAATAATTAAACTTAATGAAAGAGTTCAGATTTTCAATGAATTTTTTAGTGGTCAGTTCTTAAGAATTGTTCCTGTGAAAAATGATGCTAACCATACTTGGCATTCATGGCTGGATCAGAAATTTGAACCGGACATGGAGTCTCAGCAGGTAATGGGCCCTTATTTTTCAGAAGTAATCGCAGCCCAAAGATCTGGAGATTGGAACAAAGCAGATGCTGAACTGGTAAAACTTTCAGACTATCAGAAAAAATGGGGGAAAGCAGTCATTCCTGATCAATCTAAAGTAGACCTTGAAGTATTCATGAATACTGCAGATATCAATTTTAAACTATTGATTTTCTACACCATCATCGGAGGACTTCTTTTACTTCTTGGATTTGTAGAATTATTCAAACCAAATAAAGTATTAAATAAAATCATTAAAGCAATTATTGCAATTGGTTTAATTGGATATATATGTCATTTCTTAGGCCTTGTAGCAAGATGGTATATTTCTGGACACGCTCCTTGGAGTAACGGATACGAAGCAATTATCTTTATCTCATGGGTAGGTATTTCAGCAGGATTAGTTCTTTACAGAAATTCCAATGCATTGATTCCTGCATCAGGATTTATGGTAGCTGTTATCATGATGGGATTTGCACACGGAGGTTCTGCACTTGATCCACAGATTACACCACTCGTTCCGGTATTGAAATCTTACTGGTTGATCGTTCACGTAGCGATTATTACATCAAGTTATGGTTTCTTTGCCTTGTCGATGATTATCGCAGTACTCTCTTTGGTGTTCTATATTATTTCCAATAAAGAAACTTATAAAATTCACCACGATACAACATTGAAAGAATTAGTAATCGTTTCTGAAATGTCTTTAACAGTAGGTCTTTTTGCTTTAACAGTAGGAAACTTCCTTGGAGGGATCTGGGCCAATGAATCATGGGGTAGATACTGGAGCTGGGACCCGAAAGAAACATGGGCTTTCATTTCTATTATGGTGTACGCTTTTGTATTACACATGAGACTAGTTCCAGGATTAAGAAGCAGGTGGGCATTTCATGTAGCAACGATGTTCGCTTTCTGTTCAATGGTGATGACCTATTTTGGAGTAAACTATTACTTGAGCGGACTGCACTCTTATGCTGCAGGAGATCCAGTACCAATACCAGCTTGGGTATACATCGGAATCGCAACAATGATTACTTTAGCCGCTGTATCTTATTTCAAGTTTAAAGTTTTAACGAAGAAATAA
- a CDS encoding SPFH domain-containing protein, translating into MEKTLKPMSGYLTLVICLVLFVAAVYFFISGVDKSITFVIIAMLCFLVSCFFLKGLMIIQPNHSRVLNFFGKYVGSVKENGLFFINPLYSSQKISLRSENLQGQTLKVNDKMGNPIEIAVVIVWKVGDTYKAAFDVERYSDFVKMQSEAAVRHLAMSFPYDNLEDDHAPITLREGGDKINAILEQELTDRLSKAGIVIQEARISHLAYASEIAGAMLQRQQATAIVAARTKIVEGAVGMVDLALKKLSEENIVELDDERKAAMVSNLMVVLCGEKAATPILNAGTLYN; encoded by the coding sequence ATGGAAAAAACATTAAAACCCATGTCGGGTTACCTTACATTAGTAATCTGTCTGGTACTCTTTGTTGCAGCAGTTTATTTCTTCATTTCAGGTGTAGATAAAAGTATTACGTTTGTTATCATTGCAATGCTTTGTTTCCTGGTTTCGTGCTTTTTTTTAAAGGGTTTAATGATTATTCAGCCTAACCATTCAAGAGTATTGAACTTTTTTGGAAAGTACGTGGGAAGTGTAAAAGAGAACGGATTATTCTTTATCAATCCTTTGTATTCATCACAGAAAATATCTTTACGTTCAGAGAATTTGCAAGGGCAGACTTTGAAAGTAAATGATAAGATGGGGAATCCTATTGAAATTGCGGTGGTAATTGTATGGAAAGTAGGAGATACTTACAAAGCTGCTTTTGATGTAGAACGTTATTCTGACTTTGTAAAAATGCAGAGCGAAGCAGCAGTACGACATCTGGCAATGAGCTTTCCTTATGATAATTTGGAAGACGATCACGCACCCATCACTTTAAGAGAAGGAGGGGATAAAATTAATGCTATTTTGGAGCAAGAACTTACAGACCGCCTTTCAAAAGCTGGAATTGTTATTCAGGAAGCAAGAATCTCTCACTTAGCGTATGCATCAGAAATAGCAGGGGCTATGCTTCAGAGGCAGCAGGCTACCGCTATTGTGGCGGCAAGAACTAAAATTGTCGAAGGCGCGGTAGGGATGGTAGATCTTGCTCTTAAAAAACTTTCAGAAGAAAATATTGTTGAGCTTGATGATGAAAGAAAAGCAGCAATGGTAAGCAACTTAATGGTAGTGCTTTGCGGTGAAAAAGCAGCAACTCCGATACTAAATGCAGGAACACTGTATAATTAA
- a CDS encoding Arc family DNA binding domain-containing protein, producing the protein MKSEKAQNASENKGKKSFVLRIDEPTYKLLEKWANDEFRSVNGQIEYLLHQSLINSGRKKKD; encoded by the coding sequence ATGAAATCAGAAAAAGCTCAGAACGCTTCGGAAAACAAAGGCAAAAAATCCTTTGTCTTAAGGATAGATGAGCCTACCTATAAACTCCTCGAAAAATGGGCCAATGATGAATTCAGAAGTGTGAATGGTCAGATTGAATATCTCCTGCACCAAAGCCTTATCAACTCGGGAAGGAAGAAAAAGGACTAG
- the amaB gene encoding L-piperidine-6-carboxylate dehydrogenase — translation MSKKVKDFGIEKTLKNLGIKEENKGTSVGGKYFASGKTIESISPADGKLIAKVKTSGESDYDKVIETAQKAFQEFRLIPAPKRGEIVRQLGLKLREYKDDLGKLVSYEMGKSLQEGLGEVQEMIDICDFAVGLSRQLQGYTMHSERPGHRMYEQYHPLGVVGIITAFNFPVAVWSWNTALAWICGNVTIWKPSEKTPLCAIACQNIMNEVLKENNLSEGISSVLVADHEIGQKLVDDKRVALVSFTGSTRVGRMVSSKVAERFGKSILELGGNNAIIITKEADLNMSIIGAVFGAVGTAGQRCTSTRRLIIHEDVYDEVKTRLVKAYGQLKIGNPLDENNHVGPLIDVDAVNQYEDSIKKCKKEGGKFVVEGGVLSGKDYESGCYVKPCVAEVKNSYEIVQHETFAPILYLIKYKTLEEAIAIQNDVPQGLSSAIMTQNLREAELFLSHAGSDCGIANVNIGTSGAEIGGAFGGEKETGGGRESGSDAWKYYMRRQTNTINYTAQLPLAQGIKFDL, via the coding sequence ATGTCAAAAAAAGTAAAGGATTTCGGAATCGAAAAAACACTCAAAAACCTTGGAATTAAAGAAGAAAATAAAGGTACTTCAGTGGGCGGGAAATATTTCGCTTCAGGAAAGACGATAGAAAGCATCTCTCCTGCAGACGGTAAGTTAATCGCTAAAGTAAAGACTTCCGGAGAAAGTGATTATGACAAAGTTATTGAAACGGCCCAAAAGGCATTTCAGGAATTTAGGCTGATCCCAGCTCCTAAGAGAGGAGAGATCGTAAGACAGCTTGGTTTAAAGTTAAGAGAATATAAAGATGATCTTGGAAAATTGGTTTCCTATGAAATGGGTAAATCTTTACAGGAAGGGCTTGGAGAAGTACAGGAAATGATTGATATCTGTGATTTTGCAGTAGGACTTTCAAGACAGCTTCAGGGGTATACAATGCATTCAGAAAGACCTGGTCACAGAATGTACGAACAGTACCATCCACTTGGGGTAGTAGGGATTATTACAGCATTCAACTTCCCGGTAGCAGTTTGGTCTTGGAATACAGCATTAGCATGGATCTGTGGGAACGTTACGATCTGGAAACCATCAGAAAAAACTCCACTTTGTGCAATTGCATGTCAGAATATTATGAATGAAGTTCTGAAAGAAAACAACCTTTCTGAAGGAATTTCAAGTGTATTGGTTGCAGACCACGAAATTGGACAGAAATTAGTTGATGACAAGAGAGTTGCTTTGGTATCTTTTACAGGTTCTACAAGAGTAGGAAGAATGGTTTCTTCTAAAGTAGCAGAAAGATTCGGGAAATCAATTCTTGAATTAGGAGGTAACAATGCAATTATCATTACTAAAGAAGCCGATCTTAATATGTCTATCATCGGAGCGGTATTCGGAGCAGTAGGAACTGCAGGACAAAGATGTACTTCTACAAGAAGACTGATTATCCATGAAGATGTATATGATGAAGTAAAAACAAGATTGGTAAAAGCTTACGGTCAATTAAAAATTGGAAATCCATTGGATGAGAATAACCATGTAGGTCCATTGATCGATGTTGATGCTGTAAATCAGTATGAAGATTCTATCAAGAAATGTAAAAAAGAAGGTGGTAAATTTGTTGTTGAAGGTGGCGTTTTATCAGGAAAGGATTACGAATCCGGATGTTATGTGAAGCCTTGTGTTGCTGAAGTAAAGAACTCTTATGAGATTGTTCAGCACGAAACATTTGCTCCAATTCTATATTTAATCAAATACAAAACATTAGAAGAGGCGATTGCCATTCAGAATGATGTTCCACAAGGATTATCTTCTGCCATCATGACACAAAACCTTAGAGAAGCAGAATTATTCCTTTCTCATGCAGGTTCAGATTGTGGTATTGCGAACGTTAATATTGGTACTTCAGGTGCTGAAATCGGAGGAGCTTTCGGAGGTGAAAAAGAAACAGGAGGAGGAAGAGAGTCAGGATCAGATGCTTGGAAATATTATATGAGAAGACAAACTAATACTATAAATTATACTGCACAACTTCCTTTAGCACAGGGAATTAAATTTGATTTATAA